From the Teredinibacter turnerae T7901 genome, one window contains:
- the tcdA gene encoding tRNA cyclic N6-threonylcarbamoyladenosine(37) synthase TcdA, with amino-acid sequence MTLSPDYLARFGGIARLYGKSALEALHQAHMMVVGLGGVGTWAAEALARSGVGTLTLIELDDVCVTNTNRQLHALTGVVGQPKIQVMAERLRAINPEIQLHLRHDFLTQKNVAELVTEEHHVVVDAIDSVAVKAALAAFCSYHKKWLVMSGASGGKRDPTRILIDDLGRTQADPMLAKVRSLLYRHYNFAKNKNRKFRIDAVYSAEPMVFPQADGSVCGNKKSLQDGTKLDCAGGFGSATMVTGSFGFAAANRAIERYLQTWNK; translated from the coding sequence ATGACACTTTCCCCCGACTATCTCGCCCGTTTTGGCGGCATCGCCCGTTTGTATGGCAAGAGCGCGCTCGAGGCGTTGCATCAGGCCCATATGATGGTAGTGGGGCTTGGTGGCGTGGGTACCTGGGCGGCCGAAGCCCTGGCCCGTTCTGGCGTGGGCACACTAACGCTTATTGAGTTAGACGATGTCTGCGTGACCAACACCAACCGCCAATTGCATGCATTGACCGGTGTGGTCGGTCAGCCGAAAATTCAGGTGATGGCCGAACGATTGCGCGCGATCAATCCAGAAATTCAGCTGCACTTACGCCATGACTTTCTGACCCAGAAAAACGTGGCCGAACTGGTCACAGAAGAACACCATGTGGTGGTGGATGCAATTGATTCCGTGGCGGTGAAAGCGGCCCTTGCGGCGTTTTGCAGTTACCACAAAAAGTGGCTGGTGATGTCCGGGGCGTCGGGCGGCAAGCGCGACCCAACCCGCATTTTGATTGACGACTTGGGCAGAACCCAGGCGGACCCGATGCTCGCCAAAGTGCGCAGCCTGTTATATCGCCACTATAATTTTGCCAAAAATAAAAATCGTAAATTCCGGATCGACGCGGTTTACTCCGCAGAACCCATGGTTTTCCCCCAGGCCGACGGTTCCGTATGTGGCAATAAAAAATCGCTACAGGACGGCACCAAGCTGGATTGCGCGGGCGGGTTTGGCTCCGCCACCATGGTCACTGGCAGTTTTGGTTTTGCCGCCGCAAATCGCGCAATTGAACGTTACCTTCAAACCTGGAACAAATGA